The following coding sequences lie in one Spinacia oleracea cultivar Varoflay chromosome 1, BTI_SOV_V1, whole genome shotgun sequence genomic window:
- the LOC130465454 gene encoding uncharacterized protein has translation MSIHQLQDLILMHLSWWIKGWGDHFPYYSEEIIRNPTCLTWAFSNGVTGVNPRVNRISGPQSLWNPPILGHLKWNVDASFKSSTQSSAIRGVLQDSNGLFKCIFSSPVPPIEINGAEVLAIYRAIQISVICETINGHPIIVEYDSVNAVRWCNEDSGGPWNLNFQLNFLRIQEKAG, from the coding sequence ATGTCCATACACCAACTGCAAGATTTAATCCTCATGCACCTTAGCTGGTGGATAAAGGGTTGGGGGGATCACTTCCCATATTACAGTGAAGAGATCATCAGGAACCCCACTTGTCTCACTTGGGCCTTCTCAAATGGAGTTACTGGAGTTAACCCTAGAGTTAACCGAATCTCCGGCCCTCAATCACTCTGGAATCCGCCGATATTGGGCCACCTCAAATGGAACGTGGATGCATCATTTAAATCCTCCACCCAGTCGTCGGCCATTAGAGGGGTTTTGCAAGACAGTAACGGGCTTTTCAAGTGCATCTTCTCAAGTCCAGTTCCCCCTATCGAAATCAATGGAGCAGAAGTGCTAGCTATCTACCGGGCCATCCAAATATCAGTCATATGTGAAACCATCAATGGACACCCCATAATTGTGGAATATGACTCTGTAAATGCAGTGAGATGGTGTAATGAAGACTCAGGTGGGCCATGGAATCTGAATTTCCAACTGAACTTTCTTCGAATTCAAGAAAAGGCTGGTTGA